The Candidatus Neomarinimicrobiota bacterium DNA segment ACTGGAGGTCGTTCAACGCTTTAATGATCGACCGAAGGTTGGCTATAGCATTCCAGACACCCTTGGATCGAACGCTGATCCCTTTTCCTTTGCGCTGGGACAATCCTGGAAGGAGATCAATGATGTATTTCAATTCCATCTTATACGAAAACACCTGGAATCAGGAATTGTCATCTCTGAACTGCCCGAGAAGCTTGCTTTAAAAACCAGTACTTACTATGCAATTAGAAGGCGTCTCAGCCAGCATGGATATGACTTTGAAAGTATTCCCGTCAAGATTCCCCTGAAATTGCATTCCCATGAATTAGCGGCTCTGGATAGTTATGTCAGTAATCTCACTGAACTTACCTGGAAAAAAGCCAATCAGCATTTTGAGCAGGAGATCATTGAGTATCTGTTCAAACAGGTTGGATACCAGAAAACCAAGCTGGCAGAGGAACTGAATATCAGTTATCCAACCGTCCTGCAAAAAACGAAATCACTGAAGAGGAATTGACTGAAGCTACCAAAGCGTAGAACATCATAAGTTCAACAATGTGTGGTACTCATGCATCCTCCCTGAGCCCCGATTAATCGGGGCTCATTTTTTTCCAGATTGCCCTCTTCAAGCACTTGAGAGAAGTGGTGTAACATCCAGTATCATACTGGCAATGAGCCATTTTTGTGATTAAGTTAGCCAGTCTTTGCGCTTTTTGGGTGTAAGGTCAAATTATTAGCTATCTTTACTCGAAGTGATAAAATTTTGATGCGACGATTGGACAAGAAAATCTATGCGCTATTATGAGTTGATTGGACTAAAGAGAGAACCATTCTCTATGACTCCAGATCCGGAATTCTTTTTCGAATCAAAAGCGCATGGCGAAATTCTCAATCGCCTGGAAATCGCTTTAAGATTGAATCGTGGTCTTTCCGTCATCATGGGTGGAATAGGCACAGGCAAAACAACTCTTTCACGGCTATTACTCAGTCGCTTTATCGACTTTGGTAAGGATTTCCAGTTTTATCTCATCATGGACCCCACCTGGGAAAACACCCGGGAGTTCCTGGTATACCTGAAAAGGCTTTTTGGCCTGAGAGGGAGTTCGCTCTATCAATCTGAAATGTTGAACCAACTGGAAAATTTTTTAATTGATACAGCCGTTAAAAAAGGCAAGCAGATCGTTCTTATTATTGATGAAGGTCAAAAAATGGGGACAGAGCAAATTGAGATTATCAGGACACTCCTGAATTTTGAAACCAATAGCCGCAAATTAATCCAAGTTGTCATCTTTGCTCAACCCGAGTTTAAGGAGGTCGTTGCCGCCCACGAAAATTTTAAGGACAGAATAGCCTTTGGAGCCACGATTCCACCCCTGGATCGAGAAGATACCATCTCCTTTGTAGACTTTCGCATAAATGAAGCAGGTTACGAAGGCGATGAGCCCCTATTTTCGCAAGAAGCCAAGGAAATGATTTATCAACATACTGGAGGCTATCCCCGGAAAATTGTAAATATGTGTCACCATCTCATTGTCGATATGCTGGTATACAATAAACAGTCCATCGACGGAGCTGCCGTGTTAAATCGAATCAACAGCGACGATAACAATTATGCCGGCTGACGAAAAAGATTCTGCGGCGACGAATCGACTGCTGGATCTTCTAAGATCACAGCAGACGGGTAAATCGACGACTGAAGGCAATGCCAGCGGTACGGTGGACGCGAATGAGTCTTCTGAGCAATCAGAGTCATCCAGTAAAAAGAAACCCAAGGCGCCATCTGTCAGCACGAGTATCGTACCGGATAGCATCGTAGATGATGCTCCTCCCCAGCAGGAAGAGACAAAGACTGTCACCTCAGATGAAATACGGGCAAAATTGGGGATGCTTGCCGGAAAAAAGACCGATCCCGTCCCAGAAGAAAAACCGGCAACTGAAGAACCTGTTGTTGAAGAAGAATCTCCTGAAGAAGCGGTTGCTCAGGGAGTCGCTGCAGATTTAATCGATACCCAGGAGGATCTTAAATCAGAGGGTTCAAATGAACCTGAGCATGTGGAATCACCTCCTGCCCATATTCAAGAGGAGGCAGGCCCTCAACTTATTGATCCATCTTATTTCCAAGTTCACCCCGAGGTTCCCAAACCAAATAAGATACTGGACATTTTCTTTGAGTTCAGTAATTGGGCCTTTGGTGTTCGACGAAAAATTACTTTTCAGTGCACACCTGATTCGATCCGAGTACTCAAAACCGTTTCTTCTGGAAATCGAAACGTGGTGGAAAGTATGGATGTGTACCCCCTTCCCTATGAACTGGATGATCAGAAGATTTCTCACAGGGATGACTTGCTTTCCTATATTTTAGACTCCTTTGATACAAAACTCTGGAAGAAAGACACCATGTTCCGCATGTATTCTTCCTTTATCGAAACCCACACAAAAATATTTAAGGCACCACCCGTTAAGGGCAAAGAGATTGCTGAACTCATCACATGGACGGCCAAGAAAAATCTGCCCTTCAGCAGTGATAATATCAATATCGATTATATGATTCTGGATTCTGAAAAAGGCGAACTCAAGAAGAATATCATTATTGGGGTTGGCAACAACGAAACCATCACCTTTATGTCAGATCTCTTTAAAAAGAAAAAATTTGATCTTCAAAATGTGACCACCATTCCCTTTCTTGATTGGGAAACTTTCAAACACTGTTATCCCGATCGTCTTCGAGGGTGTATTGCCATAGTTCACATGAATCAAAATGAAACCACCATTACCATGGTCAAGTCAGGTCGCATGGAATTCACCCGTGAAATGGCCGTGGGTGTAAAAGATTACCAAAAAGCCCTGGTACAGAGGGTCATGGTGGGTAATGATGCTGTCAATATCACTGAGGAAATGGCCGCTGAGTATCTATTGAGGTATGGAATTCCCGTGAATACTGATGAGGATATACCGGAAACGGGGATAAGTCTCTACAAGATATATATCTTCTTGCGACCCATTGTTGAGCGCATGACCAGTGAGATTAACCGCTCCCTGGATTATTTCAGGAAACAGGTGGCTGATGTAGAGTGTCAGGAAATCTATCTCACTGGCCCGGGTGCCGCCATTCCCAATCTTGTGGAAGTATTTGCCACCCAGCTTGAACGATCTACAGAGCATCTAAATCCACTTCGTCAAGGTGATTTTGAGTTTTCTGATCAGTTCGAACTGAATCATCAGCTCATTCCTATTTTTAGTACGAATTTTGGACTGGCTTTGAAAGCATCAGCGGGTATAAATCTGCTACCTCCTGCCAGGAAGCAACATTTCCAATTCAAAGTTTTTAACAAGATGAGCATCTTTCTCACCATCATTCTGCTTCCGATTTACCTGCTCATGGGATATTTCTCATATATGGAAAAGGAAGTTCTGGAAGAAAGTGTTGCAAATATGAATCGCCAGTGGCTAAAACTGTCCGAGCAATCTCAAGAATATTTCATCATGCGTGATGATCTTGAGTATCTCGGAAACTATTGGGGTTTTCTGGAGAATGATGACATTAATTCACAGAATCAGATTAAGCTGCTTAAGCTTATTTCATCGGAAATCCCCGATAATATAAAGGTTACCTCCCTGGTCTTCCGGCCAGCCAGTTCCAAGGAAGCCGGGTCGGTTATCAAGCAAGCAGCTCATGTGGATCGCATCGCCTTAAGTGGTATCGTGAATGCTCATGCAGGGATAGCCGATATACAGCTCACCAATTTCATCATGCGATTGGAGAGTTTAAACATGTTTACCAGTATCGAACGGGAAGGCTCACCAAGTTCAGATGATTCCCGACTCCTGTTTACCCTGAAAATTGGCATAGGTGTCAAGTGAACCGAAACATTTTCTTTGGAACCGTAATCTTCCTCATCCTCTCTACAATAGGGTGGTTCTATTACACGGTGGCAATTGCAGGTGCCAGTATATCTGAACTAGAACTTGAATTGGCAGGCATAAATAGTCGCTTCGATGAATTAGCTGGCGTGACTGAAAGCTATGATGAATTCAAATTGAGGTTTACTGAAAAAGTAGAACATTTTGATACACTCAAAACCATTATCCCTGATAATCAGCGATATGGATCCGTTCTGGAACAGATCCGTCAGATATCAGAACGTCACAAACTGCAAATTCTCAGCTTTGACCCCTCCCTGAACGATACATATCCAGCTATTTATGCTGAAATGAGGATTCCTAAAAATCATGTGGAGTGCTACCCTTTGCAGATAAAGTTTTATGGGGATTTTCTAACCATCGGGGCGTTTCTGGATGATCTTCTTGAAATGCGCCAGCTCGTGAATATCGCCAATATCAAGCTGGAAACCGAAATGGAATACGGTGGTATGTTGACCTGTGAATTAAATTTATACACCTACATTTTCATCGAAGGAGCCTAGCTTGTGTTAAAGCAATTTAATGCGCGATCCGCTCTGCTTCTGGCGGTTTTGTTATGCCTGATGGCTTATGGGCTGTATGATGCCGGGATAATTGGGTCAGGGAATGGCGATGTGGAAAATTTGTTTGGGCTGTCAACAGGTGGCTCTTCTGAGCCTGCAACAGCACGTGCAGTCTCTGAATCCAGAACCTCTGCACCACTTAGATCATTGGTCTGGAGTGGGGGCTGGGAATCGGATCCATTTTTTTATGCTGAAGCTGAAACAACCAATGCACTGGGAGGGGGAATTCTTGGTTCCCTGTTTGGAAGTATGGATGGGGATGATGTCCCCAGTCTGGATTTGACAGGGATTTCATGGTCCGGAAATGTTGGCATGGCTTTGATTAATGGAGATATATTGGAAGAAGGGGACAGAGTAGCCGGATATCAGATCACCAAGATCGCATTCGATCATATTATCCTGCGTCGGGGAACCAGCATCGTAAAGGTCAAAATGGATGAATAACAGAATT contains these protein-coding regions:
- a CDS encoding AAA family ATPase; this translates as MRYYELIGLKREPFSMTPDPEFFFESKAHGEILNRLEIALRLNRGLSVIMGGIGTGKTTLSRLLLSRFIDFGKDFQFYLIMDPTWENTREFLVYLKRLFGLRGSSLYQSEMLNQLENFLIDTAVKKGKQIVLIIDEGQKMGTEQIEIIRTLLNFETNSRKLIQVVIFAQPEFKEVVAAHENFKDRIAFGATIPPLDREDTISFVDFRINEAGYEGDEPLFSQEAKEMIYQHTGGYPRKIVNMCHHLIVDMLVYNKQSIDGAAVLNRINSDDNNYAG
- the pilM gene encoding pilus assembly protein PilM encodes the protein MPADEKDSAATNRLLDLLRSQQTGKSTTEGNASGTVDANESSEQSESSSKKKPKAPSVSTSIVPDSIVDDAPPQQEETKTVTSDEIRAKLGMLAGKKTDPVPEEKPATEEPVVEEESPEEAVAQGVAADLIDTQEDLKSEGSNEPEHVESPPAHIQEEAGPQLIDPSYFQVHPEVPKPNKILDIFFEFSNWAFGVRRKITFQCTPDSIRVLKTVSSGNRNVVESMDVYPLPYELDDQKISHRDDLLSYILDSFDTKLWKKDTMFRMYSSFIETHTKIFKAPPVKGKEIAELITWTAKKNLPFSSDNINIDYMILDSEKGELKKNIIIGVGNNETITFMSDLFKKKKFDLQNVTTIPFLDWETFKHCYPDRLRGCIAIVHMNQNETTITMVKSGRMEFTREMAVGVKDYQKALVQRVMVGNDAVNITEEMAAEYLLRYGIPVNTDEDIPETGISLYKIYIFLRPIVERMTSEINRSLDYFRKQVADVECQEIYLTGPGAAIPNLVEVFATQLERSTEHLNPLRQGDFEFSDQFELNHQLIPIFSTNFGLALKASAGINLLPPARKQHFQFKVFNKMSIFLTIILLPIYLLMGYFSYMEKEVLEESVANMNRQWLKLSEQSQEYFIMRDDLEYLGNYWGFLENDDINSQNQIKLLKLISSEIPDNIKVTSLVFRPASSKEAGSVIKQAAHVDRIALSGIVNAHAGIADIQLTNFIMRLESLNMFTSIEREGSPSSDDSRLLFTLKIGIGVK
- the pilO gene encoding type 4a pilus biogenesis protein PilO — protein: MNRNIFFGTVIFLILSTIGWFYYTVAIAGASISELELELAGINSRFDELAGVTESYDEFKLRFTEKVEHFDTLKTIIPDNQRYGSVLEQIRQISERHKLQILSFDPSLNDTYPAIYAEMRIPKNHVECYPLQIKFYGDFLTIGAFLDDLLEMRQLVNIANIKLETEMEYGGMLTCELNLYTYIFIEGA